In a genomic window of Salegentibacter salegens:
- a CDS encoding alpha-glucuronidase family glycosyl hydrolase, producing MKLKKFISLALLSLFVFNIQAQEGYELWLDYKKIQDTTVKKKYASFLNNIELIGNSSTIQAIKDELQLARTGFEFENSDPSGNSKLIIGIQSNLPSSLKSQIDTENLGNEGYTITSLNNKETIVISGNSDVALLYGTFGLLREMQQKNDISNLNIEEKPKIQKRVLNHWDNLDRTVERGYAGFSIWDWHLLPELIKPEYKDYARANAAIGINGTVLTNVNSNALILTPHYIEKVKALAEVFRPYGIQVYLTARFSAPIELGDLDTADPLDEDVKKWWKNIADEIYSEIPDFGGFLVKADSEGQPGPFQYDRTHVDGANMLAEAVAPYDGIIMWRAFVYSEEDPDDRAKQAYDQFIPYDGKFADNVLVQVKNGAIDFQPREPFHPMFGAMPDTPLMMEFQITQEYLGFSSHLVFLPKLYEEVLDEDTFSDGENSPVAKVIDGTNSNKKLTGIAGVANIGTEKNWTGHPFGQANWYGFGRLAWDPYMDSKDIAKEWLKINFSNEENFVKPMTDLLIESREAVVNYMTPLGLHHIMATSHHYGPGPWVDDLGRPEWNPVYYHKADKNGIGFDRTSSGSDALSQYAKPIEEKYSSPETTPEKYLLWFHHLAWEYEMKNGKTLWDNIALHYQTGVEQVEEMQATWEEMEPYVNEREFEKTSMLLEIQLKEAKWWRDACLSYFQQFSNMELPEGVPEPEHNLEYYKSIERPFAPGINPSW from the coding sequence ATGAAATTAAAGAAATTTATTTCCCTGGCACTATTAAGCCTTTTTGTTTTCAATATTCAGGCACAGGAAGGATATGAGCTCTGGTTAGATTATAAAAAAATACAGGATACTACTGTTAAAAAAAAATATGCTTCTTTTTTAAATAATATAGAATTAATTGGAAATTCTTCCACAATTCAGGCCATTAAAGACGAATTGCAACTGGCTCGAACTGGATTTGAGTTTGAAAATTCAGATCCCAGCGGTAATTCAAAATTAATTATAGGAATTCAGAGCAATTTACCATCCTCTCTTAAAAGCCAGATTGACACCGAAAACCTGGGGAATGAAGGCTATACCATTACTTCCCTTAATAATAAGGAGACAATAGTAATAAGCGGAAATTCAGATGTAGCCCTTCTCTATGGTACCTTTGGCTTGCTTCGTGAAATGCAGCAAAAAAATGATATTTCCAATTTAAATATTGAAGAAAAACCAAAAATCCAGAAACGTGTGTTAAACCATTGGGATAATTTAGACCGCACCGTAGAACGTGGTTATGCCGGTTTTTCAATTTGGGACTGGCATCTTTTACCCGAACTTATAAAACCCGAATATAAAGATTACGCCCGTGCAAATGCAGCGATAGGAATTAACGGAACGGTCCTGACCAATGTAAATTCCAACGCGCTAATACTCACGCCGCATTATATTGAAAAAGTAAAAGCCCTGGCTGAAGTTTTTCGTCCTTACGGAATTCAGGTTTACCTAACGGCGAGATTTTCAGCCCCAATTGAATTAGGCGACCTTGATACTGCCGATCCTTTAGATGAAGATGTAAAAAAATGGTGGAAAAATATAGCTGATGAAATTTATTCTGAAATTCCCGATTTTGGTGGCTTTTTAGTTAAAGCAGATTCTGAAGGCCAACCCGGGCCTTTTCAATATGATAGAACACACGTAGATGGCGCCAATATGCTGGCCGAGGCGGTTGCGCCGTACGATGGAATTATTATGTGGCGCGCATTTGTTTATTCTGAAGAAGATCCAGACGATCGCGCAAAACAGGCTTACGACCAGTTTATTCCTTATGATGGCAAATTTGCCGATAACGTATTGGTACAGGTTAAAAACGGAGCTATAGACTTTCAGCCTCGAGAGCCATTCCACCCTATGTTTGGCGCAATGCCCGATACTCCGCTAATGATGGAGTTTCAAATAACCCAGGAATATTTGGGCTTTAGTTCGCACCTTGTTTTTCTTCCTAAATTATATGAAGAAGTGTTGGATGAAGACACCTTTTCCGATGGCGAAAATTCTCCTGTCGCTAAAGTAATAGATGGAACTAATTCAAATAAAAAATTAACGGGAATTGCAGGCGTAGCCAATATTGGTACTGAAAAGAACTGGACAGGACACCCCTTTGGCCAGGCAAACTGGTATGGCTTTGGGAGATTAGCCTGGGATCCTTATATGGATTCTAAAGATATCGCGAAGGAATGGTTGAAAATAAATTTTTCTAACGAGGAAAATTTTGTAAAACCAATGACCGATTTATTAATAGAATCCCGCGAAGCTGTAGTGAATTATATGACGCCATTAGGTTTACATCATATTATGGCTACCAGCCATCATTATGGACCCGGGCCCTGGGTGGATGATCTTGGCCGCCCGGAATGGAATCCGGTTTATTACCATAAAGCCGATAAAAATGGGATAGGATTCGACAGAACTAGCTCTGGCAGTGATGCCTTGTCGCAATACGCCAAACCTATTGAAGAAAAATACAGTTCTCCTGAAACCACACCGGAGAAATACTTATTATGGTTCCATCACCTTGCCTGGGAATATGAAATGAAAAATGGCAAAACGCTATGGGATAATATAGCATTACACTACCAAACAGGCGTGGAACAGGTTGAGGAAATGCAGGCTACCTGGGAGGAAATGGAGCCATACGTAAACGAGCGGGAGTTTGAAAAAACTTCAATGTTGCTTGAAATTCAGCTGAAAGAAGCAAAGTGGTGGAGAGACGCCTGCTTAAGCTATTTCCAACAATTTTCAAACATGGAATTACCTGAAGGAGTACCAGAGCCCGAACATAATCTAGAATATTATAAATCAATAGAACGTCCATTTGCACCAGGCATAAATCCTTCCTGGTAA
- a CDS encoding glycoside hydrolase family 3 C-terminal domain-containing protein codes for MNYKVLLIVLLLLGLGNWNSINAQEKEKNYGFRDESLSIDERVTDLINRLTLEEKAMQMMHDSPAIERLSIPEYNWWNEALHGIGRSGVATVFPQAIGMGATFDEDLIFEVSSAISDEARGNHNTAVENGYRRQYSGLTFWTPNINIFRDPRWGRGQETYGEDPFLTALLGVAFVKGLQGDDDKYLKTAAAAKHYAVHSGPEKLRHEFNAVASQKDLWETYLPAFEALVDAEVETIMCAYNATNGEPCCANKYLLTDVLREKWGFKGHIVSDCWALEDFYGGHGVVETPEEAAALGIKSGVNLNCGSVYPSLVKAVEQGLVTEEEIDEQLAVLMKTKFKLGLFDSPTNNPYSKLSAKNINTSEHRALARETAQKSIVLLKNDNVLPLKNDLAKYFITGPNATSIEILLGNYHGVNPNLVTIIEGIAGAIEPQSQLQYRQGTLLDRPNANPQDWASPNAGNSDATIVVLGISGVLEGEEGESIASETFGDRLDYNLPENQLDYLRKLNEAAGDNPVIAVITGGSPMNLKEVHELADAVLMVWYPGQEGGNAVADIIFGDVSPSGRLPITFPKSLDDLPPYEDYTMKGRTYKYMDEAPMYPFGYGLSYSEFQFSDVKLSKGRIRKGQNLEASIEVSNIGSRKAEEVVQLYVSDLETSVDAPKYQLYGIKKVNLEAGSSEEITFEITPEMMELINNEGESVLEKGEFKIYIGSSSPSNRSLELGAAQFKEAVFTLR; via the coding sequence ATGAATTATAAAGTATTGTTGATCGTTTTGTTGCTTTTGGGTTTAGGAAACTGGAATTCAATTAATGCCCAGGAGAAAGAGAAAAATTATGGTTTTAGGGACGAGTCATTAAGTATAGATGAAAGAGTAACTGATTTAATCAATCGATTGACTTTAGAAGAAAAGGCGATGCAAATGATGCACGATAGCCCGGCAATAGAAAGATTAAGTATCCCTGAATATAACTGGTGGAACGAGGCTTTGCACGGAATAGGCCGCTCTGGGGTAGCAACGGTTTTTCCACAGGCCATTGGGATGGGTGCTACTTTTGATGAAGATTTAATTTTTGAAGTTTCTTCAGCGATTTCTGATGAAGCCAGGGGAAATCATAATACAGCCGTTGAAAATGGGTACAGAAGACAATATAGCGGACTTACATTCTGGACGCCAAATATTAATATTTTTCGCGATCCACGTTGGGGAAGAGGGCAGGAGACTTATGGGGAAGACCCGTTTCTTACCGCTTTATTAGGAGTGGCTTTTGTAAAAGGCCTGCAGGGAGATGATGATAAATACCTTAAAACTGCTGCTGCGGCAAAGCATTATGCTGTGCATAGCGGTCCTGAAAAACTTAGGCATGAATTTAATGCAGTAGCTTCTCAAAAAGATCTCTGGGAAACCTATTTACCGGCTTTTGAAGCCCTTGTAGATGCTGAGGTGGAAACTATTATGTGCGCATACAACGCGACAAATGGCGAGCCTTGTTGTGCCAATAAATATTTACTCACCGATGTGTTGCGGGAAAAATGGGGATTTAAAGGTCATATAGTTAGTGATTGCTGGGCTTTGGAAGATTTTTATGGAGGTCACGGTGTTGTAGAAACTCCTGAAGAAGCCGCAGCACTGGGAATAAAAAGTGGTGTTAATCTTAACTGTGGCAGCGTTTACCCATCATTGGTTAAAGCTGTTGAACAAGGTTTGGTTACCGAAGAAGAAATTGATGAGCAGCTTGCCGTACTTATGAAAACCAAGTTTAAACTTGGCCTTTTTGATTCACCTACAAATAATCCTTATTCAAAACTTTCAGCAAAAAATATTAATACCAGCGAGCACAGAGCACTGGCGAGGGAAACCGCGCAGAAGTCTATCGTTCTGCTTAAAAATGATAACGTACTTCCTTTAAAAAATGACCTGGCTAAATATTTTATCACCGGGCCTAATGCTACGAGTATCGAAATTTTATTAGGGAATTACCACGGTGTAAATCCTAATTTGGTAACTATTATTGAAGGTATTGCAGGGGCTATAGAACCTCAAAGTCAGTTGCAGTATCGGCAGGGAACTTTGTTAGATCGCCCTAATGCCAATCCGCAGGATTGGGCTTCACCTAATGCTGGAAATAGCGATGCAACCATTGTTGTACTTGGAATTTCTGGCGTTTTAGAAGGCGAAGAAGGTGAATCTATAGCTTCGGAAACCTTTGGAGATAGATTGGATTATAATCTTCCCGAAAATCAGTTGGATTATTTAAGAAAACTGAATGAAGCCGCTGGGGATAATCCGGTAATTGCCGTGATAACCGGGGGAAGCCCTATGAACCTTAAAGAAGTGCACGAACTTGCAGATGCTGTTCTTATGGTTTGGTATCCCGGCCAGGAAGGTGGTAACGCAGTTGCAGATATTATTTTTGGCGATGTTTCCCCATCGGGGAGGTTGCCAATTACGTTTCCAAAGTCTTTAGACGATCTACCTCCTTATGAAGATTACACGATGAAAGGCAGGACTTATAAGTACATGGATGAAGCGCCAATGTATCCCTTTGGTTATGGGTTAAGCTATTCAGAATTTCAATTTTCTGATGTAAAATTATCAAAAGGACGAATACGAAAAGGGCAAAATTTGGAGGCCAGTATAGAAGTTTCCAATATTGGGAGTCGTAAAGCAGAAGAGGTGGTGCAATTGTATGTTTCAGATTTGGAAACTTCAGTAGATGCGCCTAAATATCAACTTTATGGTATTAAAAAAGTGAATTTAGAAGCTGGGAGTTCCGAAGAAATCACCTTTGAAATCACCCCAGAGATGATGGAACTTATAAATAACGAAGGGGAAAGTGTATTAGAAAAAGGAGAATTTAAAATTTATATAGGAAGTTCCAGCCCTTCCAATCGAAGCCTGGAATTAGGTGCAGCCCAGTTTAAAGAAGCTGTATTTACACTTAGATAA
- the uxaC gene encoding glucuronate isomerase — protein sequence MMNFIEEDFLLENRFSKELYERYAKDMPIIDYHCHLPVEDIAEDRQFKNLTEIWIAGDHYKWRAMRALGIEEKYITGNSNDEEKFEKWAATIPYTLRNPLYHWTHLELQRYFGITDLLNEKNAKKIYNQCNSLLATQAYSTRNLLKKMNVKVVCTTDDPADDLKHHKKIAEDGFEVKVLPTFRPDALLNIESDGFSAYLHKIGEQTNVKIKDFSSLATAVERRIDYFHEHGCRLSDHGLERMCAEDFSENEIDTLLKKKLAGENITTEEAEKYQSALMLKMGEFYGKRNWTMQLHLGPVRDTNSKLLNQIGKDAGVDSIGDLNQAKPLAKFLDTLNKKDKLPKTILYNVNPADNEVMATMAGNFMGDSPKGKIQHGSAWWFLDQKDGMEKQLNSLSNMGLISCFVGMLTDSRSFLSVPRHEYFRRVLCNLFGKDIEAKELPEDIEWIGKIIQDICYYNAESYFQFPELNKK from the coding sequence ATGATGAATTTTATTGAAGAAGATTTTCTTCTTGAAAATAGGTTTTCAAAAGAACTCTACGAGCGTTACGCTAAAGATATGCCCATAATAGATTATCACTGCCATTTGCCGGTTGAGGATATAGCCGAAGACAGGCAGTTTAAAAATTTAACCGAAATCTGGATTGCCGGAGACCATTATAAATGGCGGGCAATGCGGGCGTTGGGAATTGAGGAAAAATACATTACGGGCAACAGTAACGATGAAGAAAAATTCGAAAAATGGGCGGCAACAATTCCTTACACATTAAGAAATCCGCTTTACCACTGGACGCATTTAGAACTGCAACGCTATTTTGGTATAACCGATTTATTAAACGAAAAAAACGCGAAAAAAATTTATAATCAGTGTAATTCTTTGCTGGCTACCCAGGCCTATTCTACCAGGAATTTACTAAAGAAAATGAATGTAAAAGTGGTTTGTACCACCGATGATCCTGCCGATGATCTAAAACATCATAAAAAAATTGCTGAAGACGGATTTGAAGTAAAAGTGCTTCCCACCTTTAGACCAGATGCTTTGCTTAATATTGAAAGCGATGGTTTTTCAGCCTATTTGCACAAAATTGGAGAACAAACCAATGTGAAGATTAAAGATTTTAGTTCTCTTGCAACAGCAGTAGAAAGAAGAATTGATTATTTTCATGAACACGGGTGTAGGCTTTCAGATCATGGTTTGGAAAGAATGTGTGCTGAAGATTTTTCAGAAAATGAAATAGATACGTTGCTTAAAAAGAAACTCGCTGGAGAAAACATTACTACTGAAGAAGCCGAAAAATATCAGTCGGCTTTAATGCTCAAAATGGGAGAATTTTATGGAAAAAGAAACTGGACGATGCAATTGCACCTGGGGCCTGTGCGCGATACTAATTCAAAATTACTCAATCAGATTGGGAAAGATGCTGGCGTGGATAGTATTGGGGATCTCAACCAGGCAAAGCCTTTAGCGAAGTTTTTAGATACGCTGAATAAAAAAGATAAGTTACCAAAAACCATTCTTTATAATGTGAACCCGGCAGATAATGAAGTAATGGCTACTATGGCCGGAAATTTTATGGGAGATTCTCCAAAAGGAAAAATCCAACACGGATCTGCCTGGTGGTTTTTAGATCAAAAAGATGGGATGGAGAAGCAATTAAATTCTTTATCGAATATGGGTTTAATAAGCTGTTTTGTAGGTATGTTAACCGATAGTAGGAGTTTCCTTTCGGTGCCCAGGCACGAATATTTTAGACGCGTTTTATGTAATTTATTCGGAAAAGATATAGAAGCTAAAGAGCTTCCTGAAGATATAGAATGGATTGGGAAAATAATTCAGGATATCTGTTATTACAATGCAGAATCGTATTTTCAATTTCCGGAATTGAACAAAAAGTAG
- a CDS encoding sugar kinase, whose product MKKLVSLGELLMRLSCEDALRFSQVNNFKVAYGGSEANVLITAANFGLETEFLSVLPENDLGKSALNDLRNSNVGLNHIKFQGERLGLYFLEPGAINRPGKIIYDRQNSAFSKIDPEWFDWEEIFKDCNWFHWSGITPAISEKAAQVCLHAVETAKSKGIKVSGDLNYRGNLWQYEGANPKEIMSQLVDKTDVLLAGSYACSQFFDIKNIQNNSELSKALIQKFPALQRIAITNREEINASHHKWSADLFTESTLLSSTEYNIYPIVDRVGTGDSFMGALIYGLQHFKDQKALDFATAASCLKHSIVGDFNRVSKEEVFELIEGDGSGRIKR is encoded by the coding sequence ATGAAAAAGCTGGTAAGTCTTGGAGAATTGTTAATGAGACTGTCTTGTGAAGATGCGCTTAGGTTTTCACAGGTAAATAATTTTAAAGTGGCTTACGGCGGGAGTGAAGCAAATGTGCTTATTACCGCAGCAAACTTTGGCTTAGAAACTGAATTTTTAAGTGTTTTACCCGAAAACGATTTAGGGAAATCGGCGCTAAACGACCTGCGGAATAGTAACGTTGGTTTAAACCATATAAAATTTCAGGGTGAGCGTTTAGGTTTGTATTTTTTGGAACCCGGCGCTATTAACCGACCGGGGAAAATAATTTATGACCGGCAGAATTCAGCTTTTTCAAAAATAGACCCTGAGTGGTTTGACTGGGAAGAGATTTTTAAGGATTGCAACTGGTTTCATTGGTCAGGCATAACCCCGGCGATTTCAGAAAAAGCAGCACAAGTTTGTTTACATGCGGTTGAGACCGCTAAAAGCAAAGGGATAAAAGTTTCAGGCGATCTTAATTACCGCGGAAATCTTTGGCAATATGAAGGAGCCAATCCAAAAGAAATTATGAGTCAGTTGGTAGATAAAACCGATGTTTTGTTGGCGGGATCCTATGCCTGTAGCCAGTTTTTCGATATAAAAAATATTCAGAATAATTCAGAACTTTCTAAAGCGCTAATCCAAAAATTTCCGGCTTTGCAAAGAATTGCGATCACCAATAGGGAAGAAATAAACGCTTCTCATCATAAATGGTCTGCAGATCTTTTTACTGAATCAACTTTATTATCATCTACAGAATATAATATTTACCCAATAGTGGACCGTGTAGGCACGGGAGACAGCTTTATGGGGGCGCTAATCTACGGACTTCAGCATTTTAAAGATCAAAAAGCCCTTGATTTTGCGACTGCTGCTTCTTGTTTAAAACATTCTATTGTTGGAGATTTTAATCGAGTAAGCAAGGAAGAGGTTTTTGAATTGATAGAGGGTGATGGTTCAGGAAGAATTAAAAGATAA
- a CDS encoding bifunctional 4-hydroxy-2-oxoglutarate aldolase/2-dehydro-3-deoxy-phosphogluconate aldolase, whose translation MKTLSRPEIAIKMKESGLVPLFYNKDYALVEKVLLAAYKGGARFFEFTHRGELAHEVFTSLVKFSRKQCPEMILGVGSVVDAGTASLYMNLGAEFVVSPVIREDVARICNRRKVLYLPGCGSLTEISQAEELGCEIVKLFPAAVLGPGFVKAVKGPQPWTSIMPSGGVTLEEQNIKAWFDAGVTCVGMGSALIPKNMLENSDYKSIENNVAKVLKIISETRSA comes from the coding sequence ATGAAAACATTATCCAGACCGGAAATTGCGATAAAAATGAAAGAATCGGGCTTAGTGCCTTTGTTTTATAATAAAGATTATGCCCTGGTTGAAAAAGTTCTTCTCGCAGCTTATAAAGGTGGGGCAAGGTTTTTTGAATTTACCCATCGTGGAGAACTTGCTCACGAGGTTTTTACAAGCCTGGTGAAATTTTCAAGAAAACAATGCCCAGAAATGATTCTTGGCGTGGGCTCTGTGGTTGATGCCGGTACGGCAAGTCTTTATATGAATTTAGGCGCAGAATTCGTAGTGAGCCCGGTAATTAGGGAAGATGTTGCAAGAATTTGTAATCGAAGAAAAGTGCTATACCTACCTGGTTGTGGTAGTTTAACTGAAATAAGCCAGGCTGAAGAATTAGGTTGCGAAATAGTAAAACTATTTCCTGCCGCTGTTTTAGGACCAGGTTTTGTGAAAGCCGTAAAAGGACCACAACCCTGGACTTCAATTATGCCTAGTGGCGGGGTTACACTTGAAGAACAAAATATAAAAGCATGGTTTGATGCAGGTGTAACTTGCGTTGGAATGGGCTCAGCACTTATTCCGAAAAATATGCTTGAAAATTCTGATTATAAATCTATAGAAAATAATGTAGCCAAAGTGCTAAAAATAATTTCTGAAACAAGATCTGCATGA
- a CDS encoding TRAP transporter substrate-binding protein has protein sequence MRSVFKLFIVLFLFISCSQEKEAKSLKLSHGLSLDHPVHKALAFFAQRVEEKSKGELIIEVYPGGQLGSERQSLELLQLGGLAMTKVSSAVMENFSPKLRVFGYPYIFRDREHRYKLYDSDLGRELLSDGEKYWLRGLTYFDAGSRSFYTKDTPIETPDDLKGLKIRVMQSPTAINLIKTLGGSPTPVSWGELYTSLQQGVVEGAENNLPSFYTSRHYEICKNFSMDEHSAIPDILVISTQIYNKLSSEEKKWIQEAAQEASVKQRELWEIAETEALEAIKQEGVTITYPDKELFKEKSSHIIKDLEKTEPELYNTIQEIKNLGNE, from the coding sequence ATGAGATCCGTTTTCAAACTTTTTATTGTCTTATTTCTTTTTATTTCCTGTAGTCAGGAAAAAGAGGCTAAGTCTTTAAAACTATCACATGGTTTAAGTCTGGACCATCCGGTTCACAAGGCTTTAGCTTTTTTTGCCCAGCGTGTTGAAGAAAAATCTAAGGGAGAACTAATAATTGAGGTTTATCCCGGTGGGCAATTAGGTTCTGAAAGACAAAGTTTAGAATTATTACAATTGGGCGGTTTGGCAATGACCAAAGTATCTTCGGCCGTGATGGAAAATTTCTCTCCTAAACTTCGCGTTTTTGGATATCCATATATTTTTAGAGACAGGGAACATCGATATAAATTGTACGATAGTGATTTAGGCAGGGAATTACTTTCAGACGGAGAGAAATACTGGCTAAGAGGCTTGACTTACTTTGATGCTGGAAGTCGTTCTTTTTATACAAAAGATACTCCCATTGAAACTCCGGATGACTTAAAAGGCTTAAAAATTAGGGTTATGCAAAGTCCTACGGCAATTAATCTTATAAAAACCCTGGGAGGTTCACCTACCCCGGTTTCCTGGGGAGAACTTTATACTTCTTTGCAGCAAGGTGTTGTGGAAGGAGCAGAAAATAATTTACCCAGTTTTTACACTTCGAGACATTACGAAATTTGTAAAAATTTTTCAATGGATGAGCATTCGGCTATCCCCGATATTTTGGTAATAAGCACCCAGATTTATAACAAGCTTTCTTCGGAAGAAAAAAAATGGATTCAGGAAGCTGCACAGGAAGCTTCAGTAAAACAAAGGGAATTATGGGAAATTGCTGAAACAGAAGCATTGGAAGCAATTAAGCAAGAAGGGGTTACGATAACTTACCCTGATAAAGAATTGTTTAAAGAAAAAAGTAGTCATATAATTAAAGATTTAGAAAAAACAGAACCAGAATTATATAACACCATTCAAGAAATTAAAAATTTGGGAAATGAGTAG
- a CDS encoding TRAP transporter small permease, with product MSRKLNWFLEWLVVGLVTVMLFSVLWGVCSRYLLADQSSWTDELARFMLIWVSLFGAVYISGRNTHITIDLLPKSFSVKTKLKLDLLVQVIIMLFTATIFVIGGGRYVYVSFKLEQTSAALGLPMGFVYLVLPISGLMIIYFKWEQMRQTLQDLKANR from the coding sequence ATGAGTAGAAAACTTAACTGGTTTTTGGAATGGTTGGTAGTAGGCCTGGTTACGGTCATGTTATTTAGCGTATTGTGGGGTGTTTGCAGTCGCTATTTATTGGCAGATCAAAGTTCCTGGACAGATGAATTAGCGCGCTTTATGCTTATTTGGGTAAGTCTTTTTGGAGCTGTTTATATTTCAGGTAGAAATACCCATATTACGATAGATTTACTTCCAAAATCATTTAGTGTAAAAACAAAATTGAAGCTGGATCTACTAGTGCAAGTAATAATTATGCTTTTTACCGCTACAATTTTTGTAATTGGAGGAGGTAGGTATGTGTATGTTTCATTCAAACTGGAACAAACTTCTGCGGCATTAGGATTACCCATGGGGTTTGTATATCTGGTTTTGCCTATTTCGGGATTAATGATTATTTATTTTAAATGGGAACAAATGCGACAAACCTTGCAGGACTTAAAAGCAAATCGATAA
- a CDS encoding TRAP transporter large permease, with the protein MEIFILIFSFIVLVAIRVPIAWSIGIASVLTLLFSVDTIPAFTTISQRVATGLDSFSLLAIPFFILAGHIMNRGGIAKRLIEFAKSLVGALPGGLAHVNIVAAMMFGAIAGSAGAAAAAIGSFMSERMEKEGYTKEYGVAVNVTSATTGLLIPPSNIFIIYSLASGGVSIGALFLAGYIPGILTGLILMVIALVWAKKKGFPTGKRSSFKHIVKSFFDALPSLLLLIIIIGGIVGGIFTATEASSVAVVYCLILAFLYKELNFSKLKTVLVESVGTISLVMLLIAMSIAMSWVMSYENIPQEVTSALLGFSDNPYVVIILINLILLFVGIFMDMTPAVLIFTPIFLPVAVAMGIDPVHFGVIMILNLCIGLCTPPVGSVLFIGVGVANTTIQKVVKPLLPLFVGMLVSLILVIIFPFLSLWLPELFGF; encoded by the coding sequence ATGGAAATATTTATTCTAATTTTTAGCTTTATAGTTTTAGTGGCTATTCGGGTACCAATTGCCTGGAGCATAGGAATAGCCTCGGTGCTTACACTATTGTTTAGTGTAGATACTATTCCGGCTTTTACTACTATTTCTCAAAGAGTAGCTACCGGTTTAGATAGTTTCTCTTTACTCGCCATTCCTTTTTTTATACTTGCCGGCCATATAATGAACAGAGGCGGAATTGCCAAAAGATTAATTGAATTTGCAAAATCGCTGGTAGGGGCTTTACCGGGCGGTTTGGCGCACGTAAATATAGTAGCTGCCATGATGTTTGGCGCTATAGCGGGTTCAGCAGGAGCTGCTGCAGCGGCAATTGGTAGTTTTATGTCTGAAAGGATGGAAAAAGAAGGCTATACCAAGGAATATGGTGTTGCGGTAAATGTTACTTCTGCAACTACCGGACTTTTAATTCCGCCTAGTAATATTTTTATTATTTATTCGCTTGCAAGTGGTGGGGTGAGTATAGGGGCATTATTTTTAGCCGGCTATATTCCGGGAATCCTTACGGGTTTAATCTTAATGGTTATAGCTTTAGTTTGGGCTAAGAAAAAAGGTTTTCCCACAGGAAAAAGAAGTTCTTTTAAACATATTGTGAAATCTTTTTTTGATGCCCTTCCAAGTCTGCTTTTATTAATAATAATTATTGGAGGAATTGTTGGCGGGATATTTACTGCTACTGAAGCTTCGTCTGTAGCAGTTGTCTACTGCCTGATACTGGCTTTTCTTTATAAAGAATTGAATTTCTCTAAGCTTAAAACTGTTCTGGTAGAATCTGTAGGAACAATTTCTTTAGTCATGTTGCTTATAGCGATGTCTATTGCAATGTCCTGGGTAATGTCTTATGAGAATATTCCGCAGGAAGTAACTTCAGCTTTATTGGGTTTTAGTGATAATCCCTATGTGGTGATTATTTTAATAAATCTAATTTTACTATTTGTAGGAATTTTTATGGATATGACTCCTGCGGTATTAATTTTCACCCCAATATTTCTTCCCGTTGCAGTAGCGATGGGTATAGATCCTGTGCATTTTGGAGTAATAATGATCCTGAATTTATGTATAGGGCTTTGTACACCACCCGTAGGTTCGGTTTTATTTATAGGGGTAGGAGTTGCTAATACTACTATTCAAAAAGTGGTAAAACCTTTGTTGCCACTTTTTGTGGGAATGCTGGTTTCTTTGATTTTAGTAATAATTTTTCCGTTTCTGAGTCTTTGGCTTCCGGAATTATTCGGATTTTAA